CCCATTTTCACCAGGGCGAGACTTGACGGATTCTCCTTCCACCATGAAAAACGCCGCGATCGCCGCGAATCCCGAGAGCTCGTTGCTGCTGACCCTGGAAGAGGTCAGCCTCCTCGTATCGCATTCGCACGATCCGCAAGACACGCTCACCAACACCGTGCGGCTGATCCACGGCCGTTTCCGGACCGACGTCTGCTCGGTCTACCTGATCGACCCCCAAGGGGGAGACCTGGTGCTGGCGGCCACGGTGGGTCTCGACCCCTCGTCCGTCGGCAGCGTCCGCATGCGGTTCGACGAGGGCCTCACGGGCCTCGTCGCCGAGCGGATGGCGCCCGTGATGGAGGCCGACGCCCCCGCGCACCCGCGATTCAAGTATTTCCAGGAGACGGGCGAGGACCGGTTCCGCTCGTTCCTGGGCGTGCCGATCATCGAGGCCGGCGCGGTCGAAGGCGTTCTCGTCGTCCAGACCATCGAGCGCCGGCCGTTCTCGCCGAACGAGGCGCGGATGCTGGTGACCGTGGCCTCGCAACTGGCCCCTCTCGTCACCGGCGCGAGGCTCCTGGAACAGGTCGCCGCCGGCTCGGTGGGCGACGCGACGACGACGCCCGCCGAATCGGAAACCTCCCTGCTTCGCGGACGCGGGCTCTCTCCCGGACGGGGCGTGGGCCTCGCCTACGTGGTCGACGACCGGGCGGCCACGGGCCTCCCGTCCGAGCGGACGGCCGCCGAGCCGGCCGCGGAGAAGGCGCGTCTGGCCGCCGCCGTCGAGGCCGCCCGCGAGGAGATCGCCCGTCTCAGCCGGCGGATCTCGCTCCTGGTGGGCGAGGACCATGGCGCGATCCTCCAGGCGCAACTCATGATCCTCCAGGATCGGAGCGTCGAGCGCGACCTCGACGGCCGCCTGGAGGCGGGCGATTCGGCCGAGGCCGCCGTGGCGGGGACGCTCGAAAAATACGTGGCGACGTTCGGCAAGATGACCAACCCGTTCTTCCAGGAGCGGATCTTCGACATCAAGGACGTCTTCCGGCGGATCGCCTGGCACCTCCGCCCGCGCGACGAGGCGGCGATCCTCGCCGGCGACGACCGCCTCATCCTGGTCGCCCGCGAGGCGTCCGTCCTCGACCTGTTCTCGGTGGACCTGGACCGGCTGGCCGGCGTCGTGGTCGAGCACGGCGGCCCCCAGAGCCACGCCGGCATCATCGCCCGCAGCCTGGGCGTGCCCATGGTCGGCCAGATCCTCGGCCTGCTCGAACAGGTGGGGCCCGGCCGTCGGGTGGCCATCGACGGCGGCGAGGGGACCCTGGACCTCGCCCCCTTCGAGGCCCCGCCGCGGAAGGCCCCCGACCCGGCGCTCGACGGCCGGGCCGGCGGCGCGTCGGCGATCCCGCCGCCCACCCTGCGGATCGCCGCGTCGACCGCCGCCCCCCTCCAGGCCGAGGCCGCCGAGACGCCGCGCGTCGAGGCCAAC
The DNA window shown above is from Paludisphaera mucosa and carries:
- a CDS encoding putative PEP-binding protein; the encoded protein is MKNAAIAANPESSLLLTLEEVSLLVSHSHDPQDTLTNTVRLIHGRFRTDVCSVYLIDPQGGDLVLAATVGLDPSSVGSVRMRFDEGLTGLVAERMAPVMEADAPAHPRFKYFQETGEDRFRSFLGVPIIEAGAVEGVLVVQTIERRPFSPNEARMLVTVASQLAPLVTGARLLEQVAAGSVGDATTTPAESETSLLRGRGLSPGRGVGLAYVVDDRAATGLPSERTAAEPAAEKARLAAAVEAAREEIARLSRRISLLVGEDHGAILQAQLMILQDRSVERDLDGRLEAGDSAEAAVAGTLEKYVATFGKMTNPFFQERIFDIKDVFRRIAWHLRPRDEAAILAGDDRLILVAREASVLDLFSVDLDRLAGVVVEHGGPQSHAGIIARSLGVPMVGQILGLLEQVGPGRRVAIDGGEGTLDLAPFEAPPRKAPDPALDGRAGGASAIPPPTLRIAASTAAPLQAEAAETPRVEANVNLLGEVGRVLTADAGAVGLYRSEMIFLARRTLPTEEEQVEIYRKLVEAVRGRSVTIRTFDLRPDKLAHGSAVASATSQALDWRLVLEAPALQRLFYEQVRAILRASASGPVRLLVPLVNRTALLDFALDSIQEARRELAREGLPHGRDVPVGAMIEVAAVAPLISDWAERVDFFSLGTNDLIASALGQDRDHPVGARADDALHPGLVRMIDHMIHAAHEAGRPISACGEMAADPAGALVLTALGVDSLSVAVDRIPHVRRALAGFPHQARPVIRGLILQARSTDDVVRAVQPFLIHAVA